The following coding sequences lie in one Chionomys nivalis chromosome 8, mChiNiv1.1, whole genome shotgun sequence genomic window:
- the Ascl2 gene encoding achaete-scute homolog 2 — translation MDGCALPRLMPASPGVAGTCAARRRPASPELLRCSRRRRSGTTEAGGGSAAVARRNERERNRVKLVNLGFQALRQHVPHGGASKKLSKVETLRSAVEYIRALQRLLAEHDAVRAALAGGLLTPATRPSAARAPPVASPASASLSCASSSPDRRGSSEPGSPRSAYSSEDSGCEGELSPVERELLDFSSWLGGY, via the coding sequence ATGGACGGCTGCGCGCTGCCCCGACTCATGCCCGCCTCGCCTGGAGTCGCTGGAACCTGTGCTGCTCGCCGGAGACCCGCATCCCCGGAACTGCTGCGCTGCAGCCGCCGCCGGCGATCTGGCACAACCGAGGCTGGGGGCGGCTCGGCGGCCGTGGCACGCCGCAACGAGCGGGAACGCAACCGCGTGAAGCTGGTAAACTTGGGCTTCCAGGCGCTGCGGCAGCACGTGCCGCACGGCGGCGCCAGCAAGAAGCTGAGTAAGGTGGAGACGCTGCGCTCCGCCGTAGAATATATTCGTGCGCTGCAGCGGCTGCTTGCAGAGCACGACGCGGTGCGCGCCGCGCTTGCCGGAGGGCTGCTAACACCGGCCACTCGGCCCTCGGCCGCCCGCGCGCCTCCTGTTGCCTCCCCTGCCAGTGCGTCGCTGTCCTGCGCGTCTTCATCCCCAGACCGCCGGGGCAGCTCGGAGCCTGGCTCCCCGCGCTCCGCCTACTCGTCGGAGGACAGTGGCTGCGAGGGAGAGCTGAGTCCCGTAGAGCGCGAGCTGCTTGACTTTTCCAGCTGGTTAGGGGGCTACTGA